Proteins from a genomic interval of Hoplias malabaricus isolate fHopMal1 chromosome 13, fHopMal1.hap1, whole genome shotgun sequence:
- the smarca4a gene encoding SWI/SNF related, matrix associated, actin dependent regulator of chromatin, subfamily a, member 4a isoform X1 translates to MSTPDPPMGGTPRPGPSPGPGPSPGAMMGPSPGPSPGSAHGMMGPSPGPPSSGHPLPPQGPSGYPQENMHQMHKPMEGMHEKGIPDDPRYGQMKGLGMRQGTHSGMGPPPSPMDQHSQGYPSPLGGSEHAPSPVPANGPPSGPMMPSGPGGVPMEGNDPQGMGQQNRGGGPPPGPGSGPSGGPTGAGGPCNAGGPTPFNQNQLHQLRAQIMAYKMLARGQPLPDHLQMAVQGKRPMTGMQQGMPNMPPASGPGAGPPGPGGPGPAGTNYNRPHGMVGPNMPPPGPSGVPPVMQGQPPNGPPKSWPDGPMVNAAAPASAPQKLIPPQPTGRPSPAPPSVPPAASPVMPPQTQSPGQPAQPPPMMLHPKQNRITPIQKPRGLDPVEILQEREYRLQARIAHRIQDLENLPGSLAGDLRTKATIELKALRLLNFQRQLRQEVVVCMRRDTALETALNAKAYKRSKRQSLREARITEKLEKQQKIEQERKRRQKHQEYLNSILQHAKDFKEYHRSMTGKMQKLTKAVATYHANTEREQKKENERIEKERMRRLMAEDEEGYRKLIDQKKDKRLAYLLQQTDEYVANLTELVRAHKAVQALKEKKKKKKKKKTENGEVGASALGPDGELLDETSQMSDLPVKVIHVDSGKILTGVDAPKAGQLETWLEMNPGYEVAPRSDSEDSGSDEEEEEDDEQQPTQAPAQTEEKKKIPDPDSEDVSEFDARHIIDHAKQDVDDEYGSAAFAIGLQSYYSVAHAVTEKVDKQSSLMVNGTLKQYQIKGLEWLVSLYNNNLNGILADEMGLGKTIQTIALITYLMELKRINGPFLIIVPLSTLSNWVLEFDKWAPSVVKVSYKGSPAARRSFVPILRSGKFNVLLTTYEYIIKDKQVLAKIRWKYMIVDEGHRMKNHHCKLTQVLNTHYLAPRRLLLTGTPLQNKLPELWALLNFLLPTIFKSCSTFEQWFNAPFAMTGEKVDLNEEETILIIRRLHKVLRPFLLRRLKKEVEAQLPEKVEYVIKCDMSALQRVLYRHMQAKGVLLTDGSEKDKKGKGGTKTLMNTIMQLRKICNHPYMFQHIEESFSEHLGFTGGIVQGPDLYRASGKFELLDRILPKLRATNHKVLLFCQMTSLMTIMEDYFAYRNFKYLRLDGTTKAEDRGMLLANFNDPASQYFIFLLSTRAGGLGLNLQSADTVIIFDSDWNPHQDLQAQDRAHRIGQQNEVRVLRLCTVNSVEEKILAAAKYKLNVDQKVIQAGMFDQKSSSHERRAFLQAILEHEEQDEEEDEVPDDETVNQMIARSEEEFDQFMRMDLDRRREEARNPKRRPRLMEEDELPTWIMKDDAEVERLTCEEEEEKMFGRGSRQRKEVDYSDSLTEKQWLKAIEEGTLEEIEEEVRHKKTTRKRKRDRDLDLPGPATPSSSSGRNRDKDEDSKKQKKRGRPPAEKLSPNPSSLTKKMKKIVDTVIKYKDSNGRQLSEVFIQLPSRKELPEYYELIRKPVDFRKIKERIRIHKYRSLNDLEKDVMQLCSNAQIYNLEGSLIYEDSIVLQSVFTSVRQKIEKEEESEGEESEEEEEEAEEGSESESRSVKVKIKLSRKEKAERGKGRRRTGRSSRPKPVVSDDDSEEEQEEEHSASGSEED, encoded by the exons ATGTCCACTCCGGACCCCCCCATGGGAGGGACCCCTCGGCCCGGCCCTTCTCCAGGGCCTGGGCCCTCTCCAGGGGCCATGATGGGTCCTAGTCCTGGGCCTTCACCTGGCTCTGCTCATGGAATGATGGGCCCCAGCCCAGGGCCACCATCTTCAGGACATCCTCTACCTCCACAGGGTCCCTCTGGCTACCCTCAGGAAAACATGCATCAAATGCACAAG CCCATGGAGGGCATGCATGAGAAAGGCATCCCAGATGACCCACGCTATGGCCAGATGAAAGGCTTGGGTATGAGGCAGGGTACCCACAGCGGCATGGGACCTCCACCTAGCCCCATGGATCAACATTCTCAAG GTTACCCCTCTCCTCTGGGTGGTTCTGAACATGCTCCTAGCCCTGTACCAGCTAACGGCCCACCCTCTGGCCCCATGATGCCCTCAGGCCCTGGTGGCGTCCCTATGGAGGGCAATGACCCCCAGGGTATGGGTCAGCAGAATCGAGGGGGAGGTCCTCCCCCAGGCCCAGGCTCAGGGCCTAGTGGTGGACCAACTGGTGCTGGTGGTCCGTGTAATGCTGGAGGACCTACGCCCTTCAACCAGAACCAGCTCCATCAGCTTCGTGCACAAATCATGGCCTACAAGATGCTGGCCCGTGGGCAGCCGCTTCCTGACCATCTGCAGATGGCTGTGCAGGGTAAACGGCCCATGACAGGCATGCAGCAGGGAATGCCCAACATGCCTCCAGCCTCAGGACCTGGAGCTGGCCCTCCGGGACCTGGAGGCCCTGGACCAGCAGGCACCAACTACAACAGACCACATG GAATGGTAGGACCAAACATGCCTCCTCCAGGACCCTCAGGTGTTCCGCCAGTAATGCAGGGACAACCTCCAAACGGCCCACCCAAGTCATGGCCAGATG GGCCCATGGTAAATGCTGCTGCTCCAGCTAGTGCTCCTCAGAAGTTAATTCCTCCTCAGCCCACTGGTCGGCCTTCCCCTGCCCCTCCATCTGTACCACCAGCTGCTTCCCCTGTTATGCCCCCTCAGACACAGTCACCAGGACAGCCAGCACAGCCTCCTCCAATGATGCTGCACCCAAAACAGAACCGTATAACACCTATCCAGAAACCACGTGGGCTTGACCCTGTGGAGATACTACAGGAGAGGGAGTACAG ACTGCAAGCGCGTATAGCTCATCGTATTCAGGATCTTGAGAACCTTCCAGGATCTCTTGCAGGTGACCTGAGGACCAAAGCTACAATCGAACTAAAGGCACTGAGACTCCTCAACTTCCAGAGACAA TTACGTCAGGAAGTGGTGGTGTGTATGCGACGTGACACAGCCCTGGAGACCGCACTCAATGCCAAGGCCTACAAGCGCAGCAAGAGGCAGTCCCTGCGTGAGGCTCGTATTACTGAGAAACTGGAGAAGCAACAAAAGATTGAGCAGGAGCGTAAACGCCGTCAGAAACACCAG GAATATCTAAACAGTATCCTCCAGCATGCCAAGGACTTCAAGGAGTATCATCGCTCCATGACAGGAAAGATGCAGAAACTGACCAAAGCTGTAGCCACCTACCATGCCAACACCGAGCGGGAGCAGAAGAAGGAAAATGAGCGCATTGAGAAGGAGAGAATGCGGAGGCTGATG GCAGAAGATGAGGAGGGTTACAGGAAGCTGATCGACCAGAAGAAGGACAAACGTCTGGCCTACCTGTTGCAGCAGACGGACGAGTACGTGGCCAACCTCACAGAACTTGTCCGTGCCCACAAAGCAGTCCAGGCGCtcaaggagaaaaagaaaaagaaaaaaaagaag aaGACAGAGAATGGCGAAGTCGGGGCTTCTGCACTGGGACCAGATGGAGAG CTCCTGGATGAGACCAGTCAGATGAGCGACCTGCCTGTGAAGGTCATTCATGTGGACAGTGGAAAGATCCTCACTGGCGTGGACGCTCCTAAAGCTGGTCAGCTGGAGACTTGGTTAGAGATGAACCCTGG GTATGAGGTTGCCCCACGTTCTGATAGTGAAGACAGTGGCTCAGACGAGGAAGAG GAGGAGGATGACGAACAGCAGCCCACTCAGGCTCCAGCTCaaacagaagagaaaaagaaaattccAGATCCTGACAGCGAGGACGTGTCTGAGTTCGATGCCCGCCACATTATTGA TCATGCTAAACAGGATGTTGATGATGAGTACGGCAGTGCAGCATTCGCCATTGGCCTGCAGTCTTACTACTCTGTAGCTCACGCAGTCACTGAGAAAGTGGATAAACAGTCCTCACTCATGGTCAATGGAACACTCAAACAGTACCAG ATTAAGGGTCTGGAGTGGCTAGTCTCACTGTACAACAATAATCTGAATGGCATTCTGGCTGATGAGATGGGCTTGGGAAAAACCATCCAGACCATTGCACTTATTACCTACCTCATGGAGTTGAAACGCATCAATGGACCATTCCTTATCATTGTACCCCTCTC gaCTCTGTCAAACTGGGTGTTAGAGTTTGATAAGTGGGCCCCATCTGTGGTAAAAGTATCATACAAG GGTTCTCCAGCAGCCAGGAGATCTTTTGTTCCTATTCTACGCAGTGGAAAGTTCAATGTGCTCCTCACGACTTACGAGTACATCATCAAAGACAAGCAAGTGCTAGCCAAG atCCGCTGGAAATACATGATTGTAGATGAGGGTCACCGTATGAAAAATCATCACTGTAAACTGACTCAGGTTCTCAACACACACTACCTGGCCCCTAGGCGCCTGCTGCTTACTGGGACACCACTGCAGAACAAGCTACCAGAGCTGTGGGCCCTCCTGAACTTCCTGCTGCCTACCATTTTCAAAAGCTGCAGCACCTTTGAGCAGTGGTTCAATGCACCATTTGCCATGACTGGAGAAAAG GTGGACCTTAACGAGGAAGAGACCATACTGATCATCCGCCGTCTGCACAAAGTGCTTCGCCCCTTCTTGCTTAGGAGACTCAAAAAGGAAGTAGAAGCACAACTGCCCGAGAAG GTGGAGTATGTGATTAAGTGTGACATGTCAGCTCTGCAGAGAGTGCTGTACAGGCACATGCAGGCTAAAGGAGTGCTTCTCACTGATGGCTCAGAGAAAGACAAGAAG GGTAAAGGAGGCACGAAGACTCTCATGAATACCATTATGCAACTCAGGAAGATTTGTAACCACCCATACATGTTCCAGCACATTGAG GAGTCCTTTTCTGAGCACTTGGGCTTCACAGGAGGAATTGTCCAGGG GCCAGACCTCTATCGTGCTTCAGGGAAGTTTGAGCTGCTTGACCGCATTCTGCCCAAACTGCGTGCCACCAACCACAAAGTGCTGCTCTTCTGTCAGATGACTTCCCTCATGACCATTATGGAGGACTACTTTGCATACCGCAATTTCAAGTACCTGCGACTGGATG GAACCACCAAGGCAGAGGACCGTGGCATGCTGCTGGCCAACTTTAACGACCCAGCCTctcagtattttattttcttgttgaGTACCCGAGCTGGTGGCCTGGGACTAAATCTGCAGTCTGCTGACACTGTGATCATTTTTGATAGTGACTGGAACCCCCATCAG GACTTGCAGGCTCAGGACCGTGCTCATCGCATTGGGCAGCAGAATGAGGTTCGTGTGCTGCGTCTATGCACTGTTAACAGTGTAGAGGAAAAGATCCTAGCAGCAGCCAAGTACAAACTCAATGTGGATCAGAAGGTCATCCAGGCTGGTATGTTTGACCAAAAGTCTTCCAGCCACGAGCGCAGAGCCTTCCTGCAGGCGATTCTGGAGCATGAGGAGCAGGATgag gagGAAGATGAGGTGCCTGATGATGAAACAGTGAATCAGATGATTGCCAGAAGTGAAGAGGAGTTTGATCAGTTTATG CGCATGGATCTGGACCGGCGCCGAGAGGAAGCGCGAAACCCTAAACGAAGGCCTCGTCTGATGGAAGAGGATGAGCTGCCCACCTGGATCATGAAAGACGATGCAGAGGTAGAGAGACTGACctgtgaggaagaggaggagaagatgTTTGGTCGTGGGTCACGTCAGAGGAAGGAGGTGGACTACAGTGACTCACTTACTGAAAAACAGTGGCTTAAG GCCATAGAGGAAGGCACACTAGAGGAAATTGAAGAGGAAGTACGGCACAAAAAGACAACCCGGAAGAGGAAGCGGGACCGCGACCTCGACCTCCCAGGCCCAGCCACGCCCAGCTCTAGCAGTGGAAGAAACAGAGACAAAGACGAGGACAGTAAGAAACAGAAGAAACGAGGCAGGCCTCCTGCTGAGAAACTCTCTCCCAATCCGTCTTCTCTCACCAAGAAGATGAAGAAAATTGTTGACACTGTGATCAAGTATAAGGACAG CAACGGCAGGCAGTTGAGCGAAGTCTTCATTCAGCTGCCATCTCGCAAAGAGCTGCCTGAGTACTATGAGCTCATCCGCAAACCTGTGGACTTCCGCAAGATTAAG GAGCGTATTAGGATTCATAAGTATCGCAGTCTGAACGACCTGGAGAAAGATGTCATGCAGCTTTGCTCGAACGCTCAGATCTACAACCTGGAGGGTTCACTG ATTTACGAAGACTCCATCGTGCTGCAGTCTGTGTTCACCAGTGTGAGGCAGAAGATTGAAAAGGAAGAGGAGAGCGAGGGGGAGGAGagcgaggaagaggaggaggaggcagaggAAGGTTCTGAGTCTGAAT CGCGCTCAGTGAAGGTGAAAATCAAGCTGAGCCGGAAGGAAAAGGCAGAGCGAGGAAAAGGCAGGAGGAGAACCGGACGAAGCTCGCGCCCCAAACCTGTGGTCAGTGATGATGACAGTGAGGAGGAGCAGGAAGAG GAGCATTCTGCCAGTGGCAGCGAGGAAGATTAA
- the smarca4a gene encoding SWI/SNF related, matrix associated, actin dependent regulator of chromatin, subfamily a, member 4a isoform X2 has protein sequence MSTPDPPMGGTPRPGPSPGPGPSPGAMMGPSPGPSPGSAHGMMGPSPGPPSSGHPLPPQGPSGYPQENMHQMHKPMEGMHEKGIPDDPRYGQMKGLGMRQGTHSGMGPPPSPMDQHSQGYPSPLGGSEHAPSPVPANGPPSGPMMPSGPGGVPMEGNDPQGMGQQNRGGGPPPGPGSGPSGGPTGAGGPCNAGGPTPFNQNQLHQLRAQIMAYKMLARGQPLPDHLQMAVQGKRPMTGMQQGMPNMPPASGPGAGPPGPGGPGPAGTNYNRPHGMVGPNMPPPGPSGVPPVMQGQPPNGPPKSWPDGPMVNAAAPASAPQKLIPPQPTGRPSPAPPSVPPAASPVMPPQTQSPGQPAQPPPMMLHPKQNRITPIQKPRGLDPVEILQEREYRLQARIAHRIQDLENLPGSLAGDLRTKATIELKALRLLNFQRQLRQEVVVCMRRDTALETALNAKAYKRSKRQSLREARITEKLEKQQKIEQERKRRQKHQEYLNSILQHAKDFKEYHRSMTGKMQKLTKAVATYHANTEREQKKENERIEKERMRRLMAEDEEGYRKLIDQKKDKRLAYLLQQTDEYVANLTELVRAHKAVQALKEKKKKKKKKTENGEVGASALGPDGELLDETSQMSDLPVKVIHVDSGKILTGVDAPKAGQLETWLEMNPGYEVAPRSDSEDSGSDEEEEEDDEQQPTQAPAQTEEKKKIPDPDSEDVSEFDARHIIDHAKQDVDDEYGSAAFAIGLQSYYSVAHAVTEKVDKQSSLMVNGTLKQYQIKGLEWLVSLYNNNLNGILADEMGLGKTIQTIALITYLMELKRINGPFLIIVPLSTLSNWVLEFDKWAPSVVKVSYKGSPAARRSFVPILRSGKFNVLLTTYEYIIKDKQVLAKIRWKYMIVDEGHRMKNHHCKLTQVLNTHYLAPRRLLLTGTPLQNKLPELWALLNFLLPTIFKSCSTFEQWFNAPFAMTGEKVDLNEEETILIIRRLHKVLRPFLLRRLKKEVEAQLPEKVEYVIKCDMSALQRVLYRHMQAKGVLLTDGSEKDKKGKGGTKTLMNTIMQLRKICNHPYMFQHIEESFSEHLGFTGGIVQGPDLYRASGKFELLDRILPKLRATNHKVLLFCQMTSLMTIMEDYFAYRNFKYLRLDGTTKAEDRGMLLANFNDPASQYFIFLLSTRAGGLGLNLQSADTVIIFDSDWNPHQDLQAQDRAHRIGQQNEVRVLRLCTVNSVEEKILAAAKYKLNVDQKVIQAGMFDQKSSSHERRAFLQAILEHEEQDEEEDEVPDDETVNQMIARSEEEFDQFMRMDLDRRREEARNPKRRPRLMEEDELPTWIMKDDAEVERLTCEEEEEKMFGRGSRQRKEVDYSDSLTEKQWLKAIEEGTLEEIEEEVRHKKTTRKRKRDRDLDLPGPATPSSSSGRNRDKDEDSKKQKKRGRPPAEKLSPNPSSLTKKMKKIVDTVIKYKDSNGRQLSEVFIQLPSRKELPEYYELIRKPVDFRKIKERIRIHKYRSLNDLEKDVMQLCSNAQIYNLEGSLIYEDSIVLQSVFTSVRQKIEKEEESEGEESEEEEEEAEEGSESESRSVKVKIKLSRKEKAERGKGRRRTGRSSRPKPVVSDDDSEEEQEEEHSASGSEED, from the exons ATGTCCACTCCGGACCCCCCCATGGGAGGGACCCCTCGGCCCGGCCCTTCTCCAGGGCCTGGGCCCTCTCCAGGGGCCATGATGGGTCCTAGTCCTGGGCCTTCACCTGGCTCTGCTCATGGAATGATGGGCCCCAGCCCAGGGCCACCATCTTCAGGACATCCTCTACCTCCACAGGGTCCCTCTGGCTACCCTCAGGAAAACATGCATCAAATGCACAAG CCCATGGAGGGCATGCATGAGAAAGGCATCCCAGATGACCCACGCTATGGCCAGATGAAAGGCTTGGGTATGAGGCAGGGTACCCACAGCGGCATGGGACCTCCACCTAGCCCCATGGATCAACATTCTCAAG GTTACCCCTCTCCTCTGGGTGGTTCTGAACATGCTCCTAGCCCTGTACCAGCTAACGGCCCACCCTCTGGCCCCATGATGCCCTCAGGCCCTGGTGGCGTCCCTATGGAGGGCAATGACCCCCAGGGTATGGGTCAGCAGAATCGAGGGGGAGGTCCTCCCCCAGGCCCAGGCTCAGGGCCTAGTGGTGGACCAACTGGTGCTGGTGGTCCGTGTAATGCTGGAGGACCTACGCCCTTCAACCAGAACCAGCTCCATCAGCTTCGTGCACAAATCATGGCCTACAAGATGCTGGCCCGTGGGCAGCCGCTTCCTGACCATCTGCAGATGGCTGTGCAGGGTAAACGGCCCATGACAGGCATGCAGCAGGGAATGCCCAACATGCCTCCAGCCTCAGGACCTGGAGCTGGCCCTCCGGGACCTGGAGGCCCTGGACCAGCAGGCACCAACTACAACAGACCACATG GAATGGTAGGACCAAACATGCCTCCTCCAGGACCCTCAGGTGTTCCGCCAGTAATGCAGGGACAACCTCCAAACGGCCCACCCAAGTCATGGCCAGATG GGCCCATGGTAAATGCTGCTGCTCCAGCTAGTGCTCCTCAGAAGTTAATTCCTCCTCAGCCCACTGGTCGGCCTTCCCCTGCCCCTCCATCTGTACCACCAGCTGCTTCCCCTGTTATGCCCCCTCAGACACAGTCACCAGGACAGCCAGCACAGCCTCCTCCAATGATGCTGCACCCAAAACAGAACCGTATAACACCTATCCAGAAACCACGTGGGCTTGACCCTGTGGAGATACTACAGGAGAGGGAGTACAG ACTGCAAGCGCGTATAGCTCATCGTATTCAGGATCTTGAGAACCTTCCAGGATCTCTTGCAGGTGACCTGAGGACCAAAGCTACAATCGAACTAAAGGCACTGAGACTCCTCAACTTCCAGAGACAA TTACGTCAGGAAGTGGTGGTGTGTATGCGACGTGACACAGCCCTGGAGACCGCACTCAATGCCAAGGCCTACAAGCGCAGCAAGAGGCAGTCCCTGCGTGAGGCTCGTATTACTGAGAAACTGGAGAAGCAACAAAAGATTGAGCAGGAGCGTAAACGCCGTCAGAAACACCAG GAATATCTAAACAGTATCCTCCAGCATGCCAAGGACTTCAAGGAGTATCATCGCTCCATGACAGGAAAGATGCAGAAACTGACCAAAGCTGTAGCCACCTACCATGCCAACACCGAGCGGGAGCAGAAGAAGGAAAATGAGCGCATTGAGAAGGAGAGAATGCGGAGGCTGATG GCAGAAGATGAGGAGGGTTACAGGAAGCTGATCGACCAGAAGAAGGACAAACGTCTGGCCTACCTGTTGCAGCAGACGGACGAGTACGTGGCCAACCTCACAGAACTTGTCCGTGCCCACAAAGCAGTCCAGGCGCtcaaggagaaaaagaaaaagaaaaaaaagaag ACAGAGAATGGCGAAGTCGGGGCTTCTGCACTGGGACCAGATGGAGAG CTCCTGGATGAGACCAGTCAGATGAGCGACCTGCCTGTGAAGGTCATTCATGTGGACAGTGGAAAGATCCTCACTGGCGTGGACGCTCCTAAAGCTGGTCAGCTGGAGACTTGGTTAGAGATGAACCCTGG GTATGAGGTTGCCCCACGTTCTGATAGTGAAGACAGTGGCTCAGACGAGGAAGAG GAGGAGGATGACGAACAGCAGCCCACTCAGGCTCCAGCTCaaacagaagagaaaaagaaaattccAGATCCTGACAGCGAGGACGTGTCTGAGTTCGATGCCCGCCACATTATTGA TCATGCTAAACAGGATGTTGATGATGAGTACGGCAGTGCAGCATTCGCCATTGGCCTGCAGTCTTACTACTCTGTAGCTCACGCAGTCACTGAGAAAGTGGATAAACAGTCCTCACTCATGGTCAATGGAACACTCAAACAGTACCAG ATTAAGGGTCTGGAGTGGCTAGTCTCACTGTACAACAATAATCTGAATGGCATTCTGGCTGATGAGATGGGCTTGGGAAAAACCATCCAGACCATTGCACTTATTACCTACCTCATGGAGTTGAAACGCATCAATGGACCATTCCTTATCATTGTACCCCTCTC gaCTCTGTCAAACTGGGTGTTAGAGTTTGATAAGTGGGCCCCATCTGTGGTAAAAGTATCATACAAG GGTTCTCCAGCAGCCAGGAGATCTTTTGTTCCTATTCTACGCAGTGGAAAGTTCAATGTGCTCCTCACGACTTACGAGTACATCATCAAAGACAAGCAAGTGCTAGCCAAG atCCGCTGGAAATACATGATTGTAGATGAGGGTCACCGTATGAAAAATCATCACTGTAAACTGACTCAGGTTCTCAACACACACTACCTGGCCCCTAGGCGCCTGCTGCTTACTGGGACACCACTGCAGAACAAGCTACCAGAGCTGTGGGCCCTCCTGAACTTCCTGCTGCCTACCATTTTCAAAAGCTGCAGCACCTTTGAGCAGTGGTTCAATGCACCATTTGCCATGACTGGAGAAAAG GTGGACCTTAACGAGGAAGAGACCATACTGATCATCCGCCGTCTGCACAAAGTGCTTCGCCCCTTCTTGCTTAGGAGACTCAAAAAGGAAGTAGAAGCACAACTGCCCGAGAAG GTGGAGTATGTGATTAAGTGTGACATGTCAGCTCTGCAGAGAGTGCTGTACAGGCACATGCAGGCTAAAGGAGTGCTTCTCACTGATGGCTCAGAGAAAGACAAGAAG GGTAAAGGAGGCACGAAGACTCTCATGAATACCATTATGCAACTCAGGAAGATTTGTAACCACCCATACATGTTCCAGCACATTGAG GAGTCCTTTTCTGAGCACTTGGGCTTCACAGGAGGAATTGTCCAGGG GCCAGACCTCTATCGTGCTTCAGGGAAGTTTGAGCTGCTTGACCGCATTCTGCCCAAACTGCGTGCCACCAACCACAAAGTGCTGCTCTTCTGTCAGATGACTTCCCTCATGACCATTATGGAGGACTACTTTGCATACCGCAATTTCAAGTACCTGCGACTGGATG GAACCACCAAGGCAGAGGACCGTGGCATGCTGCTGGCCAACTTTAACGACCCAGCCTctcagtattttattttcttgttgaGTACCCGAGCTGGTGGCCTGGGACTAAATCTGCAGTCTGCTGACACTGTGATCATTTTTGATAGTGACTGGAACCCCCATCAG GACTTGCAGGCTCAGGACCGTGCTCATCGCATTGGGCAGCAGAATGAGGTTCGTGTGCTGCGTCTATGCACTGTTAACAGTGTAGAGGAAAAGATCCTAGCAGCAGCCAAGTACAAACTCAATGTGGATCAGAAGGTCATCCAGGCTGGTATGTTTGACCAAAAGTCTTCCAGCCACGAGCGCAGAGCCTTCCTGCAGGCGATTCTGGAGCATGAGGAGCAGGATgag gagGAAGATGAGGTGCCTGATGATGAAACAGTGAATCAGATGATTGCCAGAAGTGAAGAGGAGTTTGATCAGTTTATG CGCATGGATCTGGACCGGCGCCGAGAGGAAGCGCGAAACCCTAAACGAAGGCCTCGTCTGATGGAAGAGGATGAGCTGCCCACCTGGATCATGAAAGACGATGCAGAGGTAGAGAGACTGACctgtgaggaagaggaggagaagatgTTTGGTCGTGGGTCACGTCAGAGGAAGGAGGTGGACTACAGTGACTCACTTACTGAAAAACAGTGGCTTAAG GCCATAGAGGAAGGCACACTAGAGGAAATTGAAGAGGAAGTACGGCACAAAAAGACAACCCGGAAGAGGAAGCGGGACCGCGACCTCGACCTCCCAGGCCCAGCCACGCCCAGCTCTAGCAGTGGAAGAAACAGAGACAAAGACGAGGACAGTAAGAAACAGAAGAAACGAGGCAGGCCTCCTGCTGAGAAACTCTCTCCCAATCCGTCTTCTCTCACCAAGAAGATGAAGAAAATTGTTGACACTGTGATCAAGTATAAGGACAG CAACGGCAGGCAGTTGAGCGAAGTCTTCATTCAGCTGCCATCTCGCAAAGAGCTGCCTGAGTACTATGAGCTCATCCGCAAACCTGTGGACTTCCGCAAGATTAAG GAGCGTATTAGGATTCATAAGTATCGCAGTCTGAACGACCTGGAGAAAGATGTCATGCAGCTTTGCTCGAACGCTCAGATCTACAACCTGGAGGGTTCACTG ATTTACGAAGACTCCATCGTGCTGCAGTCTGTGTTCACCAGTGTGAGGCAGAAGATTGAAAAGGAAGAGGAGAGCGAGGGGGAGGAGagcgaggaagaggaggaggaggcagaggAAGGTTCTGAGTCTGAAT CGCGCTCAGTGAAGGTGAAAATCAAGCTGAGCCGGAAGGAAAAGGCAGAGCGAGGAAAAGGCAGGAGGAGAACCGGACGAAGCTCGCGCCCCAAACCTGTGGTCAGTGATGATGACAGTGAGGAGGAGCAGGAAGAG GAGCATTCTGCCAGTGGCAGCGAGGAAGATTAA